A stretch of the Mesorhizobium sp. Pch-S genome encodes the following:
- a CDS encoding transporter, producing MARMRHWMSPIALATSVLFSVPANAIDIMPGDYTVLPDGTNALLLYGQYSQSSKLKVDGVGEVPDSKLGLGIGIARYLHYTSIGGVPVGLQAFLPFGGFTEARIGGAEPLTKSGIGDLTLGITAWPLSSADPTGTTLGVTAYVSLPTGAFRDEPGAINIGSGTWTFTPQIGLIQGLGNGFFFDGALDVAVRSDHTENGIEFSRDASVQVQAYLRYQFSATTNVSFGYSGTFGGKDFVSDTYAGTKTRSDQLRLFGSTFLTPTLQVQGMIGTDLNTEGGFRNDFIGTVRLMKLF from the coding sequence ATGGCCAGAATGCGTCACTGGATGAGTCCGATCGCGCTTGCGACATCGGTCTTGTTTTCCGTACCTGCCAACGCAATTGACATCATGCCCGGCGACTACACGGTGTTGCCGGACGGAACCAATGCGCTGCTGCTTTATGGGCAGTATTCGCAGAGTTCGAAGCTGAAGGTGGATGGGGTCGGCGAGGTGCCGGATTCCAAGCTCGGCCTCGGGATCGGGATCGCACGCTATCTTCACTACACCAGCATTGGCGGGGTACCGGTCGGACTGCAGGCCTTCCTGCCCTTTGGAGGTTTCACCGAGGCAAGGATCGGAGGGGCCGAACCGCTGACGAAGAGCGGCATTGGTGACCTGACGCTCGGCATCACTGCGTGGCCGCTGAGCAGCGCCGATCCGACCGGCACCACGCTTGGCGTCACGGCCTATGTCTCCCTCCCCACCGGCGCTTTCCGGGACGAACCGGGGGCAATCAACATCGGCTCCGGCACCTGGACCTTCACGCCGCAGATCGGCCTGATCCAGGGCCTTGGCAACGGGTTCTTCTTCGACGGCGCGCTCGACGTTGCCGTGCGATCCGACCATACCGAGAATGGGATCGAGTTCTCGCGCGACGCCTCCGTGCAGGTCCAGGCGTATCTTCGCTACCAGTTCTCGGCAACGACCAATGTTTCATTCGGTTATTCGGGCACCTTCGGCGGCAAGGACTTCGTCAGCGACACCTATGCCGGCACGAAAACCCGTTCCGACCAGCTGCGCCTGTTCGGCAGCACATTCCTGACGCCGACCTTGCAGGTGCAGGGAATGATCGGCACCGACCTGAACACGGAAGGCGGTTTCCGCAACGATTTCATCGGTACCGTCCGGCTGATGAAGCTCTTCTAG
- a CDS encoding ABC transporter permease gives MARPEMAALAIFLVLVVLFSFLNARFFTTGNMTVYLQPIPELAIVAIGMTILIIAGEFDLSVGSVFGLSPMVTVLLMQAGWPVAAAILVGLMVAAAIGVANGLMTLRLKIPSFIATLGMLFMARSMAVVLAGGFPPIFPRELDVSWLVGRLDLGIVTPRASLLYMIAIALALGFVLRRMDFGHWIYATGGQPQAARDMGIKTDRVKMACFVLCATLAGFAGIIQSFRVKVIVPNLGTGLEMQAIAAAVIGGVALTGGVGSILGAIVGTLLIAVIENILVLSGVNANWFMFAVGAMIVIAVVLNTQTRLKAESMKGA, from the coding sequence ATGGCACGTCCGGAAATGGCTGCACTCGCCATCTTCCTCGTGCTCGTCGTCCTGTTCAGTTTCCTCAACGCCCGGTTCTTCACCACCGGCAACATGACCGTCTATCTGCAGCCGATCCCCGAACTCGCAATCGTCGCGATCGGCATGACGATCCTGATCATCGCCGGCGAATTCGACCTGTCCGTCGGGTCCGTGTTCGGCCTGTCGCCCATGGTGACGGTGCTGCTGATGCAGGCCGGCTGGCCGGTGGCGGCCGCGATCCTGGTCGGCCTCATGGTGGCAGCGGCCATCGGCGTCGCCAACGGGCTGATGACCCTGCGGCTGAAGATACCTTCCTTCATCGCCACGCTTGGCATGCTGTTCATGGCGCGCAGCATGGCCGTGGTGCTGGCCGGCGGCTTCCCGCCGATTTTCCCGCGCGAACTGGACGTATCGTGGCTGGTCGGCCGTCTCGACCTCGGCATCGTCACACCGCGCGCCTCGCTGCTCTACATGATCGCCATCGCGCTGGCGCTCGGCTTCGTGCTGCGCCGCATGGATTTCGGCCACTGGATCTACGCCACGGGCGGCCAACCGCAGGCTGCACGCGACATGGGCATCAAGACCGACCGGGTGAAGATGGCGTGTTTCGTGCTCTGCGCGACGCTGGCGGGTTTCGCCGGCATCATCCAGAGTTTCCGCGTCAAGGTGATTGTGCCGAACCTCGGCACCGGGCTGGAGATGCAGGCGATCGCCGCGGCGGTCATCGGCGGGGTCGCGTTGACCGGCGGGGTCGGTTCGATCCTCGGCGCGATCGTCGGCACGCTGCTGATCGCGGTGATCGAGAACATCCTGGTGCTGAGCGGCGTCAACGCCAACTGGTTCATGTTCGCGGTCGGCGCGATGATCGTCATCGCCGTCGTTCTCAACACGCAGACCCGGCTCAAGGCCGAGAGCATGAAGGGGGCGTGA
- a CDS encoding GntR family transcriptional regulator — translation MAQESKISAAEHCYRTLSHKIVSLELKPNEPVGEQALAKMLGVSRTPVREALSRLSAERLVDLRARAGVIIAPIRLDAVRTAQFVREKLEMAIVAEAAAQSNRRILLGIRQAIEEQELAIYENSPELFFEADERMHGLFCALAGRESVWSFISDAKKHMDRLRKLSIQSGHMDVLVEDHRRLTEAVAAADAEGAASTMQLHLRRVLDDLPDIRRSFPQFFEPEQL, via the coding sequence TTGGCGCAAGAGTCCAAGATTTCGGCGGCCGAGCACTGCTACCGCACGCTGTCGCACAAGATCGTCTCGCTTGAACTCAAGCCGAACGAGCCTGTCGGCGAGCAGGCGCTGGCGAAGATGCTGGGTGTCAGCCGTACGCCGGTGCGCGAGGCACTTTCGAGATTGAGCGCCGAGCGCCTGGTCGACCTGCGGGCCCGTGCCGGTGTCATCATCGCACCGATCCGCCTCGATGCGGTGCGCACGGCGCAGTTCGTTCGCGAAAAACTGGAAATGGCCATCGTGGCGGAGGCAGCGGCCCAGTCTAACAGGCGCATCCTGCTCGGCATCCGGCAGGCGATCGAGGAACAGGAACTGGCGATCTACGAGAACAGCCCCGAGCTTTTCTTCGAGGCCGACGAGCGCATGCATGGCCTGTTCTGCGCCCTGGCAGGGCGGGAAAGCGTCTGGAGCTTCATTTCCGATGCAAAGAAGCACATGGACCGGCTGCGCAAGCTGTCGATCCAGAGCGGCCATATGGATGTGCTGGTCGAGGATCATCGTCGCCTGACCGAGGCGGTGGCAGCGGCAGACGCCGAAGGCGCGGCGAGTACCATGCAGCTGCATCTGCGCAGGGTGCTGGATGATCTGCCTGACATTCGCCGGAGCTTTCCGCAGTTCTTCGAGCCGGAGCAGCTGTAG
- a CDS encoding ABC transporter ATP-binding protein — MSDTSAAIEDRNTVQHICDQQGTADASAPYLPRTGPLWRLLGPVQAHLIGCSLLSALGAAAGLTPYIAIAEIARLALGATTIASVSDTIWLWVVIAVAGGSLRLILVFFSSRLGHYADAEILHHIRVRLVRRLGVYPIGWFKAVGSGAAKKAMTSDLEDMHQLIAHALGEMIGAAIAIVVGIGYLVLVDWRMAAVTIVVLGAWAVCFQVAMRSMSFHLGRLNRAEAQISAASVEYADGISVVKTFGTGGRIMERFADTVREHTEAFRIWVDETRYSSAVARLLGSEMALLAAVMAAGLWLISRESLAAADLLPFLVVGIGLPTSIMPAILGSQGLRKGRMAAGNIERLLSRPGLPETTCAQMPFGHQIAFDGVTFSYDGVTEALSDVHAVCEPGTITALVGRSGAGKSTLATLVSRFFDVTGGAIRIGGADVRFIPTPVLLSSMSLVFQDVILLRDTVRENIRIGRHDASDEEVRRAARAAQIDHVIARLPDGYDTVLGADGAGLSGGERQRLTIARAILSDAPIVILDEATAALDPDSEGAVQAALAELAAGKTVLVIAHRLHTIAGADQILVLDAGRVAERGTHEDLIARDGIYARMWRAQQDGARA, encoded by the coding sequence ATGTCCGATACCAGCGCGGCGATCGAAGACCGCAACACCGTCCAGCACATATGCGACCAGCAAGGAACGGCAGACGCTTCGGCACCGTATCTGCCTCGGACGGGCCCACTCTGGCGCCTGCTCGGACCGGTCCAGGCGCATCTGATCGGCTGTTCGCTTCTTTCGGCGCTGGGAGCGGCTGCGGGCCTCACCCCCTATATCGCCATCGCGGAGATCGCCCGTCTGGCCCTCGGCGCAACCACCATCGCATCGGTCAGCGACACGATCTGGCTGTGGGTCGTCATCGCAGTCGCCGGCGGATCCCTGCGCCTGATCCTCGTCTTCTTCTCCTCCCGGCTCGGCCATTATGCCGATGCGGAGATCCTGCACCACATCCGGGTCAGGCTGGTGCGCCGCCTCGGTGTCTACCCGATCGGCTGGTTCAAGGCCGTCGGGTCGGGTGCCGCCAAGAAAGCGATGACCAGCGACCTCGAGGACATGCATCAGCTCATCGCCCATGCGCTTGGCGAGATGATCGGTGCGGCCATCGCGATCGTCGTCGGCATCGGATACCTCGTCCTTGTCGACTGGCGCATGGCGGCCGTGACCATCGTCGTCCTTGGTGCCTGGGCGGTCTGCTTCCAGGTCGCCATGCGCTCGATGTCTTTCCATCTCGGGCGGCTGAACAGGGCGGAGGCACAGATCAGCGCCGCCAGCGTCGAGTATGCCGACGGCATTTCCGTCGTGAAGACGTTCGGCACCGGCGGCAGGATCATGGAGCGCTTCGCCGACACGGTACGCGAACATACGGAGGCCTTCCGCATCTGGGTCGACGAAACCCGCTACAGCTCCGCCGTCGCGCGCCTGCTCGGCTCGGAGATGGCACTGCTTGCTGCGGTCATGGCTGCCGGCCTCTGGCTGATCAGCCGCGAAAGCCTCGCCGCCGCCGACCTGCTGCCCTTCCTGGTCGTCGGCATCGGGCTGCCGACATCGATCATGCCGGCCATTCTCGGATCGCAGGGGCTGCGCAAGGGCCGCATGGCGGCTGGAAACATCGAACGCCTGCTCTCCCGGCCGGGCCTTCCCGAAACGACCTGTGCGCAGATGCCGTTCGGCCATCAGATCGCGTTCGATGGCGTCACCTTCAGCTATGATGGCGTGACCGAAGCCCTCTCGGACGTCCACGCCGTTTGCGAGCCCGGCACGATCACCGCGCTGGTCGGCCGCTCAGGCGCTGGAAAATCCACGCTGGCGACCCTGGTGTCGCGCTTTTTCGACGTGACAGGCGGCGCAATCCGCATCGGCGGCGCGGATGTCCGCTTCATTCCGACGCCGGTGCTGCTTTCTTCGATGTCGCTGGTGTTCCAGGACGTCATCCTGCTGCGCGACACCGTGCGCGAGAACATCCGGATCGGCCGGCACGACGCCAGCGACGAAGAGGTTCGTCGCGCAGCGCGGGCAGCCCAGATCGACCATGTCATAGCGCGGCTGCCGGACGGCTACGATACCGTGCTCGGCGCGGACGGTGCCGGGCTTTCCGGCGGCGAACGGCAGCGCCTGACCATTGCCCGCGCCATTCTCTCCGATGCGCCCATCGTCATCCTCGACGAAGCCACCGCCGCGCTCGATCCCGACAGCGAAGGTGCGGTGCAGGCGGCATTGGCCGAACTGGCCGCCGGCAAGACGGTGCTGGTGATCGCGCATCGCCTGCACACCATTGCTGGCGCCGACCAGATTCTCGTCCTCGACGCGGGCCGGGTGGCCGAGCGCGGAACCCATGAAGACCTCATCGCGCGCGACGGGATCTACGCCCGGATGTGGCGCGCGCAGCAAGACGGAGCCCGGGCATGA
- a CDS encoding aminotransferase class I/II-fold pyridoxal phosphate-dependent enzyme — translation MQAAIERLVREMDYGYPVRGAGSMSAHVADRFSWRMAKRFGWKADPATVEVVTSLDQAIAACLLAFTRPGEGVAVHTPCYPPFRWLIEETSRRLHPLPLVETRDGFAPDGDVSLPADVRMLILCNPHNPTGRVLTREELDAVKTLAARHDLVVISDEIHADLTLDGAHIPLASLGGELDERVVTLTSASKAFNIPGLRCGVMHFSSPGLQNRFLQTIARSLLGQPNVFGVDATEAAWEQGDDWLAEKQMLLRRNRDRVAEAVSLIPGARMIPGEATYMAWIDLARCSKNRIPYDVLDEAGVRTMAGAMFDPAADGYVRFNFATSEAILDRMLDRMVSAFRR, via the coding sequence GTGCAGGCGGCGATCGAACGCCTCGTGCGGGAGATGGACTACGGCTATCCCGTTCGGGGAGCGGGCTCGATGAGCGCGCATGTGGCGGATCGGTTCTCGTGGCGCATGGCGAAGCGCTTCGGCTGGAAGGCCGACCCGGCCACGGTGGAGGTGGTGACCTCGCTCGACCAGGCAATTGCCGCGTGCCTGTTGGCCTTCACCAGACCCGGCGAGGGCGTGGCGGTGCACACCCCCTGCTACCCGCCTTTCCGGTGGCTCATCGAAGAGACTTCACGGCGCCTTCATCCATTGCCGCTCGTTGAGACCCGCGACGGTTTTGCGCCGGACGGCGATGTGTCTCTCCCTGCGGATGTGAGGATGCTCATCCTGTGCAACCCGCACAATCCGACCGGCAGGGTCCTTACCCGGGAAGAGCTGGATGCCGTCAAGACGCTGGCCGCAAGGCATGATCTGGTCGTGATCTCGGATGAGATTCATGCCGACCTGACGCTCGATGGGGCACACATCCCGCTGGCGAGCCTTGGCGGCGAACTCGACGAGCGGGTCGTCACGCTGACGTCGGCATCGAAAGCCTTCAACATACCGGGTCTGCGTTGTGGTGTGATGCACTTCTCCTCGCCAGGTCTTCAAAACAGATTCCTGCAGACGATCGCCCGCTCCCTGCTCGGGCAACCCAACGTATTCGGTGTCGACGCCACCGAGGCGGCCTGGGAACAGGGAGACGACTGGCTCGCCGAGAAGCAAATGCTCCTGCGCCGCAATCGCGACAGGGTCGCCGAGGCGGTCAGCCTGATCCCCGGTGCCAGGATGATACCGGGCGAGGCCACATACATGGCGTGGATCGATCTCGCCCGCTGCTCGAAAAACCGAATTCCATACGACGTGCTTGACGAGGCCGGCGTAAGAACCATGGCGGGCGCGATGTTCGATCCGGCAGCGGATGGCTATGTGCGTTTCAACTTCGCGACCTCGGAAGCCATTCTGGACAGGATGCTCGACCGGATGGTCTCGGCATTTCGACGTTAG
- a CDS encoding enolase C-terminal domain-like protein, with protein MKRPKITDIRATTVTVPLEAPLRHSNGAHWGRFVRTIVEIETDVGIIGLGEMGGGGESAEAAFRALKPYLVGHDPFELEQLRFAICNPTASLYNNRTQMHAAIEFACIDIIGKFLNVPAYDILGGKMRDAVPFASYMFFRLPNKDTGEGETRTADQLIEQTLALKKKCGFTSHKLKSGVFPPDYELEVYRAWAKALGGDSVRYDPNAAFSVEEAIRFAKGIEDLNNDYYEDPTWGLNGMRRVRENTSMALATNTVVINFEQLSANILNPAVDVILLDTTFWGGIRPCIKAAGVCETFQLGIAVHSSGELGIQLATMLHLGAVVPNLVFHADAHYHQLVDDIIVGGPMQYVNGAIAVPTKPGLGVEIDRDKLGKYAELYKSIGGYPYDRDPSRPGWFSVVPNTRWADPNDNRVVEY; from the coding sequence ATGAAGCGGCCAAAGATCACCGACATCCGCGCAACGACCGTCACGGTTCCGCTCGAGGCACCGCTGCGCCATTCCAACGGCGCGCACTGGGGGCGTTTCGTGCGCACCATCGTCGAGATCGAAACCGATGTCGGCATCATTGGTCTTGGCGAGATGGGCGGCGGCGGCGAGAGCGCCGAAGCGGCGTTCCGTGCGCTGAAGCCCTATCTCGTCGGCCACGATCCTTTCGAGCTCGAGCAGCTGCGCTTCGCGATCTGCAACCCGACCGCCAGCCTGTACAACAACCGCACGCAGATGCATGCCGCGATCGAGTTCGCCTGCATCGACATCATCGGCAAGTTCCTGAATGTGCCGGCCTATGACATCCTCGGCGGCAAGATGCGCGACGCGGTGCCTTTTGCCAGCTACATGTTCTTCCGCCTGCCGAACAAGGACACCGGCGAGGGCGAGACACGCACCGCCGACCAGCTGATCGAACAGACGCTGGCACTGAAGAAGAAATGCGGCTTCACCTCCCACAAGCTGAAAAGCGGCGTCTTCCCGCCCGACTACGAGCTGGAGGTGTATCGCGCCTGGGCAAAGGCCCTGGGTGGCGACAGCGTGCGCTACGACCCTAACGCGGCCTTCAGCGTCGAGGAGGCGATCCGCTTCGCCAAGGGCATCGAGGATCTGAACAACGACTACTACGAGGACCCGACCTGGGGTCTCAACGGCATGCGGCGGGTGCGCGAGAACACATCGATGGCGCTCGCCACCAACACCGTGGTCATCAATTTCGAGCAGCTGTCGGCCAACATCCTCAATCCCGCGGTCGACGTCATCCTGCTCGACACGACCTTCTGGGGCGGCATCCGGCCCTGCATCAAGGCCGCCGGCGTCTGCGAGACCTTCCAGCTCGGCATCGCCGTGCACTCGTCCGGGGAACTCGGCATCCAGCTCGCCACCATGCTGCATCTCGGCGCAGTGGTGCCGAACCTCGTCTTCCATGCCGACGCGCACTACCACCAGCTCGTCGACGACATCATCGTCGGCGGCCCGATGCAATATGTGAACGGCGCGATCGCGGTGCCGACAAAGCCCGGTCTCGGCGTCGAGATCGACCGTGACAAGCTCGGCAAATATGCCGAACTCTACAAATCGATCGGTGGCTACCCCTACGACCGCGACCCCTCCCGCCCGGGCTGGTTCTCGGTCGTGCCCAACACCCGCTGGGCAGACCCGAACGACAACCGGGTGGTGGAGTATTGA
- a CDS encoding sugar ABC transporter substrate-binding protein produces the protein MALALGVAFAAPAQAEGKPKFVYLTQTGIDNGFWQSIKKGMDDACAQLDADCQLLFTTPNGDLQKHLQNLETVIEQGVDGIVTVIVNDDLYDEAVKKAIDKGIPVISANVDDTKRGDGNARLAFVGQDLFQAGYLLMQGLYKKIPEDQPVHALLGLSRPGESWAEDRIGGAKKFLDEAKAANPNRQITYEVIDSSNDISVTAQRICQYVQGKPETNAYVDAGFWGAGAGECLRDLGIKPGQLHMATFDLVPVVLDEMKKGYVDLTIDQQPYYQGYLPILQLAMIKKFGLSAFDVNTGKALIEPKDVEAVEKYVQMGVR, from the coding sequence ATGGCGCTGGCTCTGGGCGTTGCCTTTGCCGCGCCGGCACAGGCCGAGGGCAAGCCGAAATTCGTCTATCTGACGCAAACCGGCATCGACAACGGCTTCTGGCAATCGATCAAGAAAGGCATGGACGACGCCTGCGCCCAGCTCGACGCCGACTGTCAGCTGCTGTTCACCACGCCCAATGGCGACCTCCAGAAACATCTGCAGAACCTCGAGACGGTGATCGAGCAGGGTGTCGACGGCATCGTCACCGTCATCGTCAACGACGACCTCTATGACGAGGCCGTGAAGAAGGCGATCGACAAGGGCATCCCGGTCATCAGCGCCAATGTCGACGACACCAAGCGCGGCGACGGCAACGCCCGCCTCGCCTTTGTCGGCCAGGACCTTTTCCAGGCCGGCTACCTGCTGATGCAGGGCCTGTACAAGAAGATCCCTGAGGACCAGCCGGTGCATGCGCTTCTCGGCCTGTCCCGTCCGGGCGAAAGCTGGGCGGAAGACCGTATCGGCGGCGCGAAGAAATTCCTGGACGAGGCAAAGGCCGCCAATCCGAACCGCCAGATCACCTATGAGGTGATCGACTCGTCCAACGACATTTCGGTGACCGCGCAGCGCATCTGCCAGTACGTGCAGGGCAAGCCGGAAACCAACGCCTATGTCGATGCCGGCTTCTGGGGTGCCGGCGCCGGCGAATGCCTGCGCGACCTCGGCATCAAGCCGGGCCAGCTCCACATGGCGACCTTCGACCTGGTGCCGGTCGTGCTCGACGAGATGAAGAAGGGCTATGTCGACCTGACGATCGACCAGCAGCCTTATTATCAGGGCTACCTGCCCATCCTGCAGCTGGCCATGATCAAGAAGTTCGGCCTGTCGGCCTTTGACGTGAACACCGGCAAGGCGCTGATCGAACCGAAGGATGTCGAGGCCGTCGAGAAATACGTCCAGATGGGGGTGCGCTGA
- a CDS encoding AGE family epimerase/isomerase, whose product MKPAPDFRSKDFLIAHMREIMDFYHPICLNTRDGGYFNEYRDDGFVTDATTQHIVSTTRFIFNFSIAADVLGRHDYIEAAAHGVRYLDEVHRDPRHGGYFWVMSGREPADATKHCYGHAFVLLAYASAAKAGIAGAKEMIAETWDLLERRFWEPARQLYRDEISRDWSVVSPYRGQNANMHMTEAMLAAYEATGETRYLDRAETLARRICVELAGQAQGVVWEHYHEDWSVDWDYNKDDPKHLFRPYGYLPGHMTEWTKLLLILERYRQRDWLLPTAVTLYETALARSADLEFGGMHYSYGPDGRLYDLDKYHWTHCETVAAAAGLAMRTGQERYWQDYDRLWGYSWRHLIDHQYGCWFRILSPDGVKRSDIKSPPGKTDYHPFGACWEILRVLGEVK is encoded by the coding sequence ATGAAGCCGGCGCCCGACTTCCGCTCGAAGGATTTCCTCATCGCGCATATGCGCGAGATCATGGATTTCTATCATCCGATCTGCCTGAATACCCGCGATGGCGGCTATTTCAACGAGTATCGCGACGACGGGTTCGTCACCGACGCCACGACCCAGCACATCGTTTCCACCACGAGGTTCATCTTCAACTTCTCCATAGCGGCGGATGTGCTTGGCCGGCACGACTACATCGAGGCCGCCGCGCATGGCGTGAGATATCTGGACGAGGTGCATCGCGATCCGCGGCATGGCGGCTATTTCTGGGTGATGAGCGGACGCGAACCGGCGGACGCGACCAAACATTGCTACGGCCACGCCTTCGTGCTGCTGGCTTATGCCTCGGCGGCCAAGGCCGGGATCGCCGGCGCGAAGGAAATGATCGCCGAAACCTGGGACCTGCTGGAGCGGCGCTTCTGGGAGCCGGCGCGCCAGCTCTACAGGGACGAGATCAGCCGCGACTGGTCCGTCGTGTCGCCTTACCGCGGCCAGAACGCCAACATGCACATGACGGAGGCGATGCTTGCTGCCTACGAGGCGACCGGCGAGACACGCTATCTCGACCGGGCCGAAACGCTGGCAAGGCGCATCTGCGTGGAACTTGCCGGCCAGGCGCAAGGCGTGGTCTGGGAGCACTACCACGAAGACTGGTCCGTCGACTGGGACTACAACAAGGACGATCCCAAACACCTGTTCCGTCCCTATGGCTACCTGCCCGGCCATATGACGGAATGGACCAAGCTGCTGCTGATCCTCGAACGATACAGGCAGCGCGACTGGCTCCTGCCCACCGCCGTCACCCTCTATGAAACGGCGCTGGCCAGAAGCGCCGATCTCGAATTCGGCGGCATGCACTACAGCTATGGGCCCGACGGCAGGCTGTACGATCTCGACAAGTATCACTGGACGCATTGCGAGACGGTGGCGGCAGCCGCAGGCCTGGCGATGCGCACCGGACAGGAGCGCTACTGGCAGGACTATGACCGGCTCTGGGGTTACAGCTGGCGGCACCTGATCGACCATCAATATGGCTGCTGGTTCCGCATCCTTTCCCCCGACGGCGTGAAGCGGAGCGACATCAAGAGCCCTCCCGGCAAGACCGACTACCACCCCTTCGGCGCGTGCTGGGAGATCCTGCGCGTTCTTGGAGAGGTGAAGTAA
- a CDS encoding ATP-binding cassette domain-containing protein gives MSTIATEIAPVITAQPSANPIIRCSSLQKWYGAVHALKDVDFHAERGEVIGLVGDNGAGKSTLIKILSGVHTQDQGQIFIEGSEVAITGPEVAMRLGIETIYQYTAMVPEMTIAQNFFIGREPLKFGRPGLGVVDRDKMRRESMEGLKGVGLHLRGPDTPVKALSGGQRQGVAIARAMHFRSKVLILDEPTNHLSVKETNKVLDHVVELKAQGVTSIFISHNLHHIHPISDRIVAMARGQKVLDVPRDDVSVEEMTRIIS, from the coding sequence ATGAGCACCATCGCCACCGAAATCGCGCCCGTCATCACCGCACAGCCATCGGCCAATCCGATCATCCGATGCAGCAGCCTGCAGAAATGGTACGGCGCGGTGCATGCGCTGAAGGATGTCGACTTCCATGCCGAACGCGGCGAGGTCATCGGCCTGGTCGGCGACAACGGCGCCGGCAAATCGACGCTGATCAAGATCCTGTCGGGTGTGCATACGCAGGACCAGGGCCAGATCTTCATCGAAGGCAGCGAGGTCGCCATCACCGGACCGGAGGTCGCGATGCGCCTCGGCATCGAGACGATCTACCAGTACACCGCAATGGTCCCCGAGATGACGATCGCGCAGAACTTCTTCATCGGCCGCGAGCCGCTGAAGTTCGGCCGTCCCGGTCTCGGCGTCGTCGATCGCGACAAGATGCGGCGCGAGTCCATGGAAGGACTGAAAGGGGTCGGCCTGCATCTGCGTGGACCGGATACGCCGGTGAAAGCGCTCTCCGGCGGCCAGCGCCAGGGTGTGGCGATCGCCCGCGCCATGCATTTCCGCTCCAAGGTGCTGATCCTCGATGAGCCGACGAACCATCTCTCGGTGAAGGAAACCAACAAGGTGCTGGATCATGTCGTCGAACTGAAGGCGCAGGGTGTCACCTCCATCTTCATCAGCCACAACCTGCATCACATCCACCCGATCTCCGACCGCATCGTTGCGATGGCACGTGGCCAGAAGGTTCTCGACGTACCGCGCGACGACGTCAGTGTCGAAGAGATGACCCGCATCATCAGCTAG
- a CDS encoding glucose 1-dehydrogenase has protein sequence MAEFSGKSIVVTGGSLGMGRACAERFASAGGKVLVIANDKASVDTAVAEIGTNATGFVGDVRKADDMRAAVGLAVAKHGGVDILVCCAGIQRYGTVVDTAEDVWDDVLDINLKGIFLAAKFAIPEMKKRGGGAIVAISSVQSYASQAGVAAYTASKGAINALVRAMALDHAPDNITVNAVCPASIDTPMLRWAADLWKGDSTAEKTLEAWGKGHPIGRVGKASEVADLVAFLASDKARFITGADMKIDGGALSKLGIVLPE, from the coding sequence ATGGCCGAATTCAGCGGCAAGAGCATCGTCGTCACCGGCGGCAGCCTCGGCATGGGCCGCGCCTGCGCGGAACGTTTCGCCAGCGCCGGCGGCAAAGTGCTGGTCATCGCCAACGACAAGGCCTCGGTCGACACGGCTGTCGCCGAGATCGGGACGAATGCGACGGGATTTGTCGGCGACGTGCGCAAAGCCGATGACATGCGGGCGGCAGTGGGCCTTGCTGTCGCGAAGCACGGTGGCGTCGACATCCTGGTCTGCTGTGCCGGCATCCAGCGCTACGGGACGGTGGTGGATACCGCCGAAGACGTCTGGGACGATGTTCTCGACATCAACCTGAAAGGCATCTTCCTCGCTGCGAAATTCGCCATCCCGGAGATGAAGAAACGCGGCGGCGGTGCCATCGTGGCGATATCATCCGTGCAGTCCTACGCCTCGCAGGCGGGCGTGGCCGCCTATACCGCCAGCAAGGGCGCCATCAACGCCCTGGTGCGTGCCATGGCGCTCGATCATGCACCGGACAACATCACGGTCAACGCAGTCTGCCCGGCTTCGATCGACACGCCGATGCTGCGCTGGGCAGCCGATCTGTGGAAAGGCGACAGCACCGCGGAAAAGACACTGGAGGCCTGGGGCAAGGGACACCCGATCGGCCGCGTCGGCAAGGCGTCGGAAGTGGCCGACCTGGTGGCGTTCCTCGCCAGCGACAAGGCACGCTTCATCACTGGCGCCGACATGAAGATCGACGGCGGCGCCCTGTCGAAACTCGGCATCGTGCTGCCAGAGTAG